Proteins found in one Magnolia sinica isolate HGM2019 chromosome 5, MsV1, whole genome shotgun sequence genomic segment:
- the LOC131245533 gene encoding pentatricopeptide repeat-containing protein At5g04780, mitochondrial-like, with protein sequence MKLWRLRIAQPTTQQPLHSLLNTTNSIQTASTPSGGKTSAILTLINTTNFSPNTSAYCKILAECGASKSIHLSMQIHAHIIKSGFSQNIPLRNHLISLYSKCRVFGYAHQMFDEIPHPDLVAWSALISGYAQNGLGEEAISAFRQMHLSAVKCNEFAFPSVLKACSITLDLKLGQQVHGIVVVTGFESDVYVANTLVAMYAKCGQLLDSRKLFNEIPERNVVSWNALFSSYVQNERCGEAVALFQEMVVSGIKPDEFSLSSVLNACTGSEDLHHGRRVHGYLIRLGHALDPFAANALVDMYGKVGDLEDAMMVFEKINQPDIVSWNAVIAGCVLHGHHDWALELMGKMKGSGAVPNMFTLSSALKACAGLGMKELGRQINSNLVKMGFDSDFVVGVGLVDMYSKCELIEDARKIFDSMPEKDMISWNAMISGYTQNGGDKEAICLLSEMRKEGFSFNPTTLSTILKSTASLQSVDVSKQIHVLGVKSGFRSDIYVINSLIDAYGKCSLIEDAKRIFEECPFGDVVSFTSMITAYSQCGQGEEAVKLFCEMLDKELRPDRFVCSSLLNACTNLSAYEQGKQIHVHVLKSGFELDVFAGNALVNMYAKCGSIEDAGRAFSEIPERGIVSWSTMIGGLAQHGHGKEALDLFDQMLREGVIPNHITLVSVLCACNHAGLVTEAKQYFESMEERFGIEPMEEHYACMIDLLGRAGRLNEAVELINKLPFDANASVWGALLGASRNHKNFELGRRAAEMLFMLEPEKSGTHVLLANTYASAGMWENVAEVRRLMKDSKVKKEPGMSWIEVKDKVHTFIVGDRNHSRTEEIYAKLDELSDLMSKAGYVPMVEIDLHDVDQSEKEVLLYHHSEKLAIAFGLISTPPGAPIRVKKNLRVCRDCHTAFKFICKIVSREIIVRDINRFHHFRDGSCSCGDYW encoded by the coding sequence ATGAAGCTTTGGCGACTCCGCATCGCGCAACCAACTACCCAACAGCCTCTCCATTCTCTACTCAACACCACCAACTCCATCCAAACAGCCTCAACTCCCAGCGGCGGGAAAACTAGCGCAATCTTAACCTTGATCAATACCACCAACTTCTCCCCGAATACCAGCGCATACTGCAAGATCCTAGCAGAATGCGGCGCCTCCAAATCCATCCACCTAAGCATGCAAATCCACGCCCATATCATCAAATCCGGATTTTCCCAAAACATCCCACTCCGCAACCATCTGATCAGCCTTTATTCGAAATGCCGGGTCTTTGGATACGCCCACCAGATGTTCGACGAAATTCCTCACCCAGATCTCGTCGCTTGGTCTGCTCTTATATCTGGGTACGCCCAGAATGGGCTTGGGGAGGAAGCAATTTCGGCCTTCCGTCAGATGCATCTGTCGGCTGTCAAGTGTAATGAGTTTGCTTTCCCAAGCGTGCTTAAAGCATGCTCAATTACATTGGATTTGAAGCTGGGGCAGCAGGTCCATGGCATTGTTGTTGTAACTGGGTTTGAATCCGATGTCTATGTTGCAAATACTTTGGTTGCAATGTATGCCAAATGTGGGCAGTTATTGGATTCGCGGAAACTGTTCAATGAAATTCCCGAACGAAATGTTGTCTCTTGGAACGCATTGTTTTCTAGTTATGTGCAGAATGAACGTTGTGGAGAAGCTGTGGCGCTTTTCCAGGAAATGGTTGTGAGTGGAATTAAACCCGACGAGTTTAGTCTGTCGAGTGTCTTGAATGCATGCACAGGATCAGAGGATTTACACCATGGAAGGAGAGTTCACGGATACCTGATACGGCTTGGGCATGCTTTGGACCCATTCGCGGCCAATGCACTTGTTGACATGTATGGGAAAGTAGGAGATCTTGAGGATGCTATGATGGTTTTTGAGAAAATCAATCAACCCGATATCGTTTCGTGGAATGCTGTTATTGCTGGTTGTGTTCTTCATGGACATCATGATTGGGCACTGGAACTGATGGGTAAGATGAAAGGATCAGGGGCGGTTCCAAACATGTTCACTCTATCTAGTGCTCTTAAAGCTTGTGCGGGATTGGGGATGAAAGAGTTGGGTAGGCAGATAAACTCCAATCTAGTCAAGATGGGTTTTGATTCTGACTTTGTTGTGGGTGTTGGGCTTGTTGACATGTATTCAAAGTGCGAACTTATAGAGGATGCAAGAAAGATTTTTGATTCCATGCCTGAGAAGGATATGATTTCATGGAATGCTATGATCTCTGGGTATACTCAAAATGGGGGTGACAAAGAAGCTATTTGTCTCCTTTCTGAAATGCGGAAAGAAGGATTTAGTTTTAACCCCACCACTCTATCTACTATCCTTAAATCCACTGCGAGCTTGCAGTCAGTTGATGTTAGTAAGCAAATCCATGTGCTTGGTGTGAAATCAGGCTTTCGGTCTGATATTTATGTAATAAACAGTCTCATTGATGCTTATGGGAAATGTAGCCTGATAGAGGATGCTAAGAGAATTTTTGAGGAATGCCCTTTTGGAGATGTTGTGTCCTTTACGTCTATGATCACAGCTTATTCCCAATGCGGGCAAGGGGAGGAAGCTGTGAAGCTCTTCTGTGAAATGCTGGATAAGGAGCTGAGGCCTGATCGGTTTGTGTGTAGCAGCCTTCTCAATGCTTGTACAAATTTATCAGCGTATGAACAAGGGAAACAAATTCATGTTCATGTCTTGAAGTCGGGGTTCGAGTTGGATGTGTTTGCTGGAAATGCACTCGTTAACATGTATGCCAAGTGTGGAAGCATAGAGGATGCGGGCCGTGCCTTTTCCGAGATACCGGAGAGGGGGATCGTCTCGTGGTCCACAATGATCGGTGGGCTTGCTCAGCATGGGCATGGAAAGGAGGCtcttgatttgtttgatcagatgCTTAGAGAAGGTGTGATTCCGAATCATATCACTTTAGTCAGCGTTCTTTGTGCGTGTAACCATGCAGGTCTGGTGACAGAGGCCAAACAGTATTTTGAATCGATGGAAGAGCGATTTGGGATTGAACCAATGGAAGAGCATTACGCATGCATGATCGATCTTCTTGGACGTGCGGGGAGACTGAATGAGGCGGTGGAGCTCATCAACAAGTTGCCATTTGATGCAAATGCTTCAGTATGGGGCGCACTTCTTGGAGCTTCCAGAAACCACAAGAATTTTGAATTAGGCAGACGTGCAGCTGAGATGCTTTTCATGCTCGAACCAGAGAAGTCAGGAACCCATGTGCTTCTTGCAAACACGTATGCTTCAGCGGGAATGTGGGAAAATGTTGCTGAAGTTAGAAGACTGATGAAGGACAGCAAGGTGAAGAAAGAGCCTGGGATGAGTTGGATTGAGGTGAAAGACAAAGTCCATACCTTTATTGTAGGGGATAGAAACCATTCAAGGACTGAAGAGATCTATGCAAAGCTTGATGAACTGAGTGATCTAATGAGTAAAGCCGGATATGTACCCATGGTGGAGATTGATCTTCATGATGTGGACCAGAGTGAGAAGGAGGTGCTTCTTTACCACCATAGCGAGAAGCTCGCCATAGCTTTTGGGCTGATCAGTACTCCGCCGGGGGCTCCTATTAGGGTCAAGAAAAACCTTCGAGTATGCAGGGATTGCCACACTGCATTCAAGTTCATATGCAAAATTGTTTCAAGGGAGATTATTGTTAGAGATATCAATCGGTTCCATCATTTCAGAGATGGGTCTTGCTCCTGTGGGGACTATTGGTGA